One window of Scheffersomyces stipitis CBS 6054 chromosome 1, whole genome shotgun sequence genomic DNA carries:
- the SLC35 gene encoding putative UDP-galactose transporter (similar to solute carrier family 35 (UDP-galactose transporter) translates to MGLSIIHIVVAGTLITGAANSLFTKYQDNVCVHHCNNPDISKHQHFEQPGIQTFQMFAGEFAMIIAFLWMIRSRKKNGYVALEGPEGSQSKISLTQNYRLAIPAVCDLCCTTLLNVGLIYVPVSIYQMMRGSVVLFVAIMSVLFLKRRITRLEWISLVFVTIGVFLVGMSGSSKAHAPVDDSGAAPASVDNSAMVVFGIILIVCATLLQAVQFVVEEHILEKHPVLPLQIVYTEGFYGSVILVSSMVVLYFIVGALTPSSQFKESPFNLVEAVSQVAHSKQIFLSSICIMISIALFNFCGITITHQISATARSTIDTCRTLIVWTLAIIMGWESFHLLQCLGFALMVFGTLCFNGVLQPETWSFIPQALKSDVHPGERLIDVIDELDEPIERL, encoded by the coding sequence ATGGGATTATCTATCATTCATATAGTTGTGGCAGGAACTCTCATAACAGGGGCTGCGAATTCGCTCTTTACCAAGTACCAGGACAATGTTTGTGTTCACCATTGTAACAACCCGGATATTAGCAAACACCAGCATTTTGAACAACCGGGAATTCAGACCTTTCAGATGTTTGCTGGTGAGTTTGCAATGATTATTGCCTTTCTCTGGATGATAAGGtccagaaagaaaaacgGCTATGTTGCTCTTGAAGGTCCTGAAGGTTCGCAATCAAAGATATCCTTAACTCAGAATTACCGTTTGGCGATTCCAGCTGTTTGTGATTTATGCTGCACCACTTTGTTGAACGTAGGCTTGATATACGTGCCCGTTTCTATCTACCAGATGATGAGAGGGTCCGTTGTCTTGTTTGTAGCCATAATGTCTgtgttgttcttgaagagaaggaTCACCAGATTGGAGTGGATTTCGTTGGTGTTTGTAACGATTGGAGTATTCTTAGTAGGCATGAGTGGCTCGTCCAAAGCTCATGCTCCGGTAGACGACTCTGGTGCTGCTCCTGCTTCTGTTGACAATTCAGCAATGGTAGTGTTTGGTATCATCTTGATCGTATGTGCTACTTTACTTCAGGCTGTGCAATTCGTGGTGGAAGAACATATACTTGAAAAGCATCCAGTGCTTCCTTTGCAAATCGTATACACCGAGGGCTTCTATGGTAGTGTAATTCTTGTTTCGTCCATGGTAGTCCTTTACTTTATTGTGGGTGCTCTTACTCCTTCTTCCCAGTTTAAGGAGTCTCCTTTCAACCTAGTGGAAGCTGTTTCGCAGGTAGCTCATTCGAAGCAgatctttctttcttcgaTTTGTATCATGATCTCCATTgctttgttcaacttctgcgGTATTACTATTACTCACCAGATCTCGGCCACTGCCAGATCCACCATTGATACCTGTAGAACCTTGATCGTATGGACTTTGGCTATCATCATGGGCTGGGAAAGCTTTCACCTCTTGCAATGTTTAGGATTCGCATTGATGGTGTTTGGCACTTTGTGTTTCAACGGCGTTTTGCAGCCGGAAACCTGGTCCTTCATTCCGCAAGCTCTTAAGTCCGACGTCCACCCTGGCGAAAGACTCATCGACGTAATCGACGAACTCGACGAACCCATTGAAAGATTGTAG
- the UMP1 gene encoding Proteasome maturation factor (putatively involved in ubiquitin-mediated proteolysis) produces SLRIVPENNKASSISSTAYGETAEHAPGLQDILRTQEGPLNLASKLNNRHPLEGRIANWEQTQQDTRLETYRRVFGAGEPIKRTMELELVEASDFKPSVLGGSDSLHRDVLLNKDASVDWEDVYKGGFESGNNVKDFHSEMEKKMGL; encoded by the coding sequence TCTTTAAGAATCGTACCAGAAAACAACAAAGCTTCATCCATAAGTAGCACAGCATACGGGGAAACCGCAGAACATGCTCCCGGTTTACAGGATATCTTGAGAACACAAGAAGGGCCTTTGAATTTGGCATCTAAGTTGAATAACCGTCATCCTTTAGAAGGCAGAATAGCCAACTGGGAACAGACACAACAGGACACACGACTCGAGACCTACAGAAGGGTGTTTGGAGCTGGTGAGCCAATCAAGAGAACTATGGAGTTGGAGCTTGTAGAGGCCAGTGACTTCAAGCCCAGTGTGTTGGGAGGATCAGATAGTTTACATAGAGATGTTCTTTTGAACAAGGATGCTTCTGTGGATTGGGAGGATGTTTACAAGGGAGGCTTTGAGAGTGGCAATAATGTGAAGGACTTCCATTCTgagatggagaagaagatgggcCTCTAG
- the SMY2 gene encoding kinesin-like protein, translating to MISRTQRKSQLEFTNGNSVSGSTVESTDFSLSSLPTSTSIPPTPNSGQVPYTIPPNRGSKRYSLNEVFDVWYTNKENIVNPAIELPVLSHESYKLHKPRQIYHLDLQPTSAPSFVSSDSANSDSVASSASNSDYPLTSTVDSASVAAGNPSGNSGANLSGNLSSSGISSNGISAVSAEKSILPSLTSGEIDNSTFNSTLASLSLNESPGTFQAQAQTQAQTQTSTPSASSHPPPGMTSTLQNINAVPLLTSDKINWFYVDPLGTEQGPFNGDTMQEWLTGGYLHLDLNIRRLEESSYRPLKELCEKVQNYIQPFKVPLPDLTVRSAPVAETRPSFPPFGSQGQVPQFSSLGQQQQQQSQFHPLLSGGPNLGRINSGLGHSQQQSGLFGNDFMSNDPFSAQGFQNSPGANQFGIDSINRNLGFNSGLQINTMPALLQSQIQQQQSQPGLSRNNSGWGSLDHSTGLMSNSNPATPLSVNPVLPGQITQPTPISPWISGGIQSSSRVSSPFVASSTISNNNSNSNNNVSSAEVIDTVAADDVVVNDDHVLSNMHSSVVNDFLDDDHFKQEVPAPALATEKSEKTENSEPAVNEQQAKAGPEQEAEPEQELEDEEIVSAPVVETLKPSVPNQQELAPWASSKNPEAEQKPAMTLKEIQQLEAERLEKQKQLLAQQRAEVNRAWAQAEEKAAAEQKVPALPPTTSWGAVPVQTVAKKTLAEIQKEEAEAAAARAKAAKASAAASGLPVQKASFASALTASSTPKDDGVWQTVAVKKPTVKKPVAPSITNAASSSRATPQVLRSVSATRPAVSGSNSLALREDFLIWARSNMTNLYPTVSKDDLLDMFITLPASSSDSGALIAETIYASSATMDGRRFAQEFLKRRQKVDQQIGKDDDVSWSSAIISSADKLTTVDEDGWSTNVKSKKKKRT from the coding sequence ATGATCTCCAGGACACAACGCAAATCGCAGCTCGAATTCACAAACGGAAACTCCGTTTCCGGCTCCACGGTAGAACTGACCGATTTCTCGCTCTCTTCGCTTCCTACTTCGACCTCAATTCCACCCACGCCAAACTCTGGCCAAGTCCCTTACACCATTCCACCCAACAGAGGCAGCAAACGTTATTCTTTGAACGAGGTTTTTGACGTGTGGTACACCAACAAAGAGAACATCGTTAACCCTGCTATCGAACTTCCTGTACTTTCGCATGAATCATACAAGCTCCATAAACCTCGCCAAATCTACCATTTGGACCTTCAGCCTACGCTGGCTCCGTCGTTTGTGTCGTCTGATTCGGCCAACTCAGATTCAGTAGCCTCCAGCGCTTCCAACTCAGACTACCCTTTAACTTCCACTGTAGATTCCGCTTCAGTAGCAGCTGGAAATCCATCTGGAAATTCTGGTGCAAATTTGTCTGGAAATTTATCTAGTAGTGGGATTTCTAGCAATGGTATTTCCGCTGTTTCGGCTGAGAAGAGCATCTTGCCGTCTTTGACCTCAGGTGAAATTGACAATTCTACCTTCAACTCGACTTTGGCATCACTTTCTCTCAACGAGTCCCCTGGAACGTTTCAAGCTCAAGCTCAGACTCAAGCTCAGACTCAAACTCTGACACCTTCAGCTTCGTCTCATCCTCCTCCCGGAATGACTTCCACTCTTCAGAACATCAACGCTGTTCCTCTTCTTACGTCTGACAAGATCAACTGGTTCTATGTAGACCCACTTGGAACAGAGCAGGGTCCCTTCAATGGAGATACAATGCAAGAATGGTTGACCGGAGGCTACTTGCacttggacttgaacatTCGTAGATTGGAAGAATCGTCCTACAGACCTCTCAAAGAACTCTGTGAAAAAGTCCAGAACTACATCCAACCATTCAAGGTACCTCTTCCAGACTTGACCGTTCGTTCTGCTCCAGTGGCCGAGACCAGACCGCTGTTCCCTCCATTTGGATCCCAGGGCCAGGTTCCTCAGTTTAGCTCTCTTGggcaacagcagcaacaacagtCGCAGTTCCATCCCTTGTTGTCAGGAGGCCCCAACCTTGGCAGAATCAACTCTGGACTTGGCCATAGTCAACAGCAGTCGGGATTGTTTGGCAACGATTTCATGTCCAACGATCCTTTTTCTGCCCAGGGGTTCCAAAACTCTCCAGGAGCTAACCAGTTCGGAATCGACTCTATCAACCGGAACCTCGGCTTCAACAGTGGCTTGCAGATCAACACCATGCCAGCCTTGTTGCAACTGCAGattcaacagcagcaatcACAACCTGGTTTGTCGAGAAACAACAGTGGCTGGGGCAGTTTGGACCATTCCACCGGTTTGATGAGTAACAGTAACCCTGCAACGCCACTATCTGTTAACCCGGTGTTGCCTGGCCAGATCACCCAGCCAACCCCAATATCTCCATGGATTTCTGGTGGGATCCAGTCCCTGTCCAGAGTCAGCTCACCCTTTGTTGCATCTAGCACTATTAGCAACAATAACAGCAATAGCAACAATAACGTAAGCTCTGCAGAAGTGATCGACACTGTTGCTGCCGACGATGTTGTGGTTAACGATGACCATGTTTTGAGCAACATGCATTCTTCTGTAGTGaacgacttcttggacGACGATCATTTCAAGCAAGAAGTCCCAGCCCCAGCTTTAGCTACTGAAAAGTCGGAAAAGACTGAAAATTCAGAGCCAGCTGTCAATGAACAGCAAGCAAAGGCAGGACCGGAACAAGAAGCTGAGCCggaacaagaacttgaagacgaagaaattgttTCCGCTCCAGTGGTTGAAACCTTGAAGCCTTCGGTGCCTAACCAACAAGAGTTAGCTCCATGGGCCAGCAGCAAAAATCCAGAAGCTGAACAAAAGCCAGCCATGACTTTAAAGGAAATCCAGCAATTGGAAGCGGAAAGATTGGAAAAGCAAAAACAATTGCTTGCTCAACAAAGAGCCGAAGTCAACCGTGCTTGGGCACAGGCAGAGGAgaaggctgctgctgaacAAAAGGTGCCAGCACTTCCTCCAACTACCAGTTGGGGTGCTGTTCCTGTTCAAACTGTAGCCAAAAAGACATTAGCTGAAatccagaaagaagaagccgaaGCTGCAGCTGCCAGAGCCAAGGCTGCCAAGGCATCTGCTGCTGCGTCGGGTCTTCCAGTTCAAAAAGCTTCATTCGCCAGTGCTTTGACGGCATCATCTACTCCAAAGGACGATGGAGTGTGGCAGACTGTTGCTGTTAAGAAGCCAACAGTTAAGAAGCCAGTTGCTCCATCTATTACCAATGCTGCTTCTTCTAGTAGAGCCACCCCTCAAGTATTGAGATCGGTTTCAGCTACGAGGCCAGCTGTCTCTGGCAGCAACTCTCTTGCCTTGAGAGAGgatttcttgatttggGCAAGATCCAACATGACCAATTTGTACCCTACCGTTTCAAAAGATGATTTGTTAGATATGTTTATTACCTTGCCAGCTTCCAGCAGCGACTCTGGTGCCTTGATTGCTGAGACCATCTACGCTTCATCTGCTACTATGGATGGTAGAAGATTTGCCCaggaattcttgaagagaagacaaAAGGTAGACCAACAGATTGGCAAGGATGACGATGTTTCATGGTCGTCTGCAATCATCTCTTCTGCTGACAAGTTGACTactgttgatgaagacggCTGGAGCACCAACGTtaagtccaagaagaagaagagaacttga